From one Agrobacterium fabrum str. C58 genomic stretch:
- a CDS encoding disulfide bond formation protein B, with the protein MANATTADNSRTLAALGVTAGMIFTVGSALGFQHIGGYTPCALCLLQRDPYYYAIPLGILAIATSIFKLPTQITRLLLALIGVAMLIGAGLGVYHAGVEWGFWAGPITCATGAPSITTNAGDLLGNLNAIKAPSCNDAALRVLGLSFAGWNVIASIALAAVAFFGASRKSR; encoded by the coding sequence ATGGCCAATGCGACCACCGCCGACAATAGCCGCACGCTCGCCGCTCTCGGCGTCACGGCGGGAATGATCTTCACCGTCGGCTCCGCCCTCGGTTTCCAGCATATTGGCGGTTATACGCCCTGCGCGCTCTGCCTGTTGCAGCGCGATCCCTATTATTACGCGATTCCGCTGGGCATATTGGCCATTGCGACCAGCATCTTCAAACTGCCGACCCAGATCACCCGCCTACTTCTTGCCCTGATCGGCGTGGCGATGCTGATCGGCGCCGGGCTTGGCGTCTATCATGCCGGCGTGGAATGGGGTTTCTGGGCAGGCCCGATCACCTGCGCGACCGGGGCTCCTTCCATCACCACCAATGCCGGCGATCTCCTGGGCAATTTGAACGCCATCAAGGCACCCTCCTGCAACGACGCCGCATTGCGGGTGCTCGGCCTTTCCTTTGCGGGCTGGAATGTCATCGCAAGCATCGCACTTGCGGCAGTCGCCTTTTTTGGCGCGAGCCGTAAAAGCCGGTAA
- a CDS encoding transglutaminase-like cysteine peptidase, whose product MAKKKIRLAKIFAVAAGVAASIATTASAVPLGLAQKPGGARPGQFMPTSRPTIAPIAFAKFCDSAADQCVRIGDGDMVELTKQKRMELQRVNAEINTSIIYASEQDGEDDWKLNPASGDCDDFAVTKRQRLLRAGWPSGALRIATARTTDGIGHAVLVVSTSQGDLVLDNRTNVVKPWKAVDLKWIKIQSHENPRIWLKL is encoded by the coding sequence ATGGCGAAGAAAAAAATCCGTCTGGCAAAGATTTTTGCCGTCGCTGCCGGCGTGGCGGCAAGCATTGCGACAACGGCATCGGCCGTACCGCTTGGCCTCGCCCAGAAGCCGGGCGGCGCTCGACCCGGCCAGTTCATGCCGACAAGCCGCCCGACCATCGCGCCCATTGCCTTTGCGAAATTCTGCGACAGCGCCGCCGACCAATGTGTCCGGATCGGCGATGGCGACATGGTGGAGCTGACAAAACAGAAGCGCATGGAACTCCAGCGCGTCAACGCCGAGATCAACACATCGATCATTTACGCCAGCGAGCAGGACGGCGAAGACGACTGGAAGCTGAACCCGGCAAGCGGCGACTGCGATGATTTCGCGGTGACCAAGCGGCAGCGCCTCCTGCGCGCCGGCTGGCCCTCGGGCGCGTTGCGCATCGCAACGGCGCGCACGACGGATGGCATCGGCCATGCCGTCCTGGTCGTCAGCACCAGCCAGGGCGATCTCGTGCTCGATAACCGCACCAATGTCGTCAAACCTTGGAAAGCGGTCGATCTGAAATGGATCAAGATCCAGTCGCACGAGAACCCGCGTATATGGCTGAAACTCTAG
- a CDS encoding HNH endonuclease, translated as MTIAVSPQALPALVLNADYRPLSYYPLSLWSWQDAIKAVFLDRVNIIAEYDHAVSSPSFSMRLPSVVSLKTYVQPIRNPAFTRFNVFLRDKFECQYCGTRDELTFDHVIPRAHGGETTWHNVVAACSPCNLRKGSKLPKQAGMFPAQKPFQPTVQDLHNNGRLFPPNYLHESWMDYLYWDTELQP; from the coding sequence TTGACGATTGCAGTTTCACCACAGGCCCTGCCGGCGCTCGTTCTGAACGCAGACTACAGGCCACTGAGTTACTACCCCTTGTCGTTATGGTCCTGGCAGGACGCGATCAAGGCTGTCTTTCTAGACCGTGTGAACATCATTGCAGAATATGATCACGCGGTGTCGTCCCCCAGCTTTTCCATGCGGCTGCCGAGTGTCGTCAGCCTCAAGACCTATGTGCAGCCCATCCGCAACCCTGCCTTCACACGCTTCAACGTTTTCCTTCGGGACAAGTTCGAATGCCAGTATTGCGGTACGCGGGACGAATTGACCTTCGACCATGTCATTCCCCGCGCGCATGGCGGTGAAACGACGTGGCACAATGTCGTGGCGGCGTGCTCTCCCTGCAACCTTAGAAAAGGCAGCAAGCTTCCCAAGCAGGCGGGCATGTTCCCGGCGCAGAAGCCCTTCCAGCCAACGGTTCAGGATCTGCACAATAACGGACGGTTGTTCCCGCCCAACTATCTGCACGAAAGCTGGATGGACTATCTTTACTGGGATACCGAACTGCAGCCCTGA